A window of the Cystobacter fuscus genome harbors these coding sequences:
- a CDS encoding DUF4126 family protein, with translation MNRSDMMTAAGMGAMAGMRALGAPAFLSQHLAEEGASAKANPVEQFLASSTTARVLPVLALGELVLDKLPGMPSRVVPPVLLMRLASGALVGAAVARQKERSVLGFAVVGAATALVTSFALYTVRQFALRKLHIPNIVAGFLEDALVASVGHRLTAVMG, from the coding sequence ATGAATCGAAGCGACATGATGACCGCGGCGGGGATGGGGGCGATGGCGGGAATGAGGGCGCTGGGTGCTCCGGCCTTCCTCAGCCAGCACCTGGCCGAAGAGGGAGCGAGCGCGAAGGCGAATCCCGTGGAGCAGTTCCTCGCGTCGTCGACGACGGCCCGTGTCCTGCCAGTGCTCGCGCTGGGCGAGCTGGTGCTGGACAAGCTGCCCGGGATGCCCTCGCGCGTCGTGCCGCCGGTGCTCCTCATGCGGCTCGCCTCCGGGGCCCTGGTGGGAGCGGCCGTGGCCCGGCAGAAGGAGCGGTCCGTGCTGGGGTTCGCCGTGGTGGGCGCGGCGACCGCGTTGGTCACCTCGTTCGCGCTCTACACGGTCCGCCAGTTCGCGCTCCGCAAGCTGCACATCCCCAACATCGTCGCGGGCTTCCTGGAGGACGCGCTCGTCGCGTCGGTGGGCCACCGGCTGACGGCGGTGATGGGATAG
- a CDS encoding TIGR02587 family membrane protein encodes MESLREYGRGIAGGLLFSLPLLYTMEVWWAGFIARPVHLLFYLLGTFVLLLGYNRYGGFRRDVNWSEVFADSVEELGLGLLVSTAVLFLIGRLTADSSWPEVVGMVTVEAGTVAIGISVGSAQFGGGGGGGDEGGKEGDEAKERDAADHVPGQLVIGFCGAVLFAANVAPTEEIVMIAVELTPVRLLGTALLSLLLGGLILYQLDFTGAHRFTRHRRLGDVLMGTVITYALALASGALVLWFFGRFDGNGLSICVAQVVVLGFAGTLGASAGRLLIQS; translated from the coding sequence ATGGAGTCCCTGCGCGAGTACGGCCGGGGCATCGCGGGCGGGCTGCTCTTCAGCCTGCCGCTGCTCTACACGATGGAGGTGTGGTGGGCGGGCTTCATCGCCCGGCCCGTCCACCTGCTGTTCTATCTGCTGGGCACCTTCGTGCTGCTGCTCGGCTACAACCGCTATGGCGGCTTCCGGCGGGACGTGAACTGGAGCGAGGTGTTCGCGGACTCGGTGGAGGAGCTGGGGCTGGGACTGCTGGTGTCCACGGCGGTGCTCTTCCTGATTGGCCGCCTCACCGCGGACAGCTCGTGGCCGGAGGTGGTGGGGATGGTGACGGTGGAGGCGGGCACCGTGGCCATCGGCATCTCGGTGGGCAGCGCGCAGTTCGGCGGAGGGGGCGGAGGCGGGGACGAGGGCGGCAAGGAAGGAGACGAGGCGAAGGAGCGTGACGCGGCGGATCACGTGCCCGGCCAGCTCGTCATCGGCTTCTGCGGAGCGGTGCTCTTCGCGGCCAACGTGGCGCCCACGGAGGAGATCGTGATGATCGCCGTGGAGCTGACCCCCGTGCGGCTGCTGGGCACGGCGCTGCTGTCGCTGCTGCTCGGAGGGCTCATCCTGTACCAGCTCGACTTCACGGGAGCACACCGCTTCACGAGGCATCGCCGGCTCGGTGACGTGCTCATGGGCACGGTCATCACCTACGCGCTGGCGCTCGCTTCCGGGGCGCTGGTGCTGTGGTTCTTCGGCCGCTTCGACGGCAATGGGTTGTCCATCTGCGTGGCGCAGGTGGTGGTGCTGGGATTCGCGGGGACGCTCGGCGCCTCCGCGGGAAGGCTGCTCATCCAATCATGA
- a CDS encoding alpha/beta fold hydrolase, producing the protein MVMLSQGLRVEGCLLRYADSGGDGTPIVFTHGAGADHHMFDAQYDRLAMSGHRVVVWDMRGHGASRPNGEPFTGERAHQDLLALIEHLRLFKPVLAGLSLGGNLSQAAVRRSPGAYRALIVMDSTWNTGPLTTTERFLLKLAAPLLALVPESRLLLLMARASAVTSAAREDAIRAFAQMSKSQFIEVLKATVGFVTPEPSYRTPIPLCLIRGSADETGNIATAMPRWAAAEGITEHVVPEAGHLVSQDAPEAVTAIIERFVSALPRA; encoded by the coding sequence ATGGTGATGCTGAGCCAGGGGCTTCGTGTCGAAGGGTGCCTTCTCCGCTATGCGGACAGCGGAGGAGACGGAACACCGATCGTGTTCACTCATGGAGCGGGCGCCGACCATCACATGTTCGACGCGCAATACGATCGGCTCGCGATGTCGGGGCACCGGGTGGTGGTTTGGGACATGCGCGGACACGGGGCCTCCAGGCCGAACGGTGAACCCTTCACCGGCGAGCGCGCGCACCAGGATCTCCTTGCGCTCATCGAGCACCTGCGACTGTTCAAGCCGGTGCTGGCTGGGCTCTCGCTCGGTGGCAATCTCTCCCAGGCGGCCGTTCGGCGGAGCCCCGGAGCCTACAGGGCCCTCATCGTGATGGACTCCACCTGGAACACGGGGCCGCTCACCACCACCGAGCGCTTCCTGCTCAAGCTGGCGGCCCCGTTACTCGCGTTGGTTCCAGAGTCGAGACTTCTGCTTCTCATGGCGCGCGCGTCGGCGGTGACGTCCGCCGCTCGGGAAGACGCGATTCGCGCGTTCGCGCAGATGAGCAAGTCGCAGTTCATCGAGGTCTTGAAGGCGACGGTCGGATTCGTCACGCCCGAGCCCTCGTACCGGACTCCAATCCCCCTCTGTTTGATCAGGGGTTCCGCCGACGAGACGGGAAACATCGCCACCGCGATGCCGCGGTGGGCCGCGGCGGAAGGAATCACCGAACACGTCGTCCCCGAGGCGGGGCACCTCGTCAGTCAGGATGCGCCAGAGGCCGTCACCGCGATCATCGAGAGGTTTGTCTCCGCGCTTCCGCGCGCGTGA